A stretch of Arachis hypogaea cultivar Tifrunner chromosome 15, arahy.Tifrunner.gnm2.J5K5, whole genome shotgun sequence DNA encodes these proteins:
- the LOC112748212 gene encoding uncharacterized protein: protein MLFQSKIAVITGGDFGIGRAVCNLFALEGAPVAFTYVKGQEDKDAKDKRNDGVEGVGSDAGGSRDNLGAWNLLWSGKLKEIEPRELKEIETNPPSFFPQFITLAPIVAAVGSLLAPPPSQALRTSSLSSLASPFVEDLSLHLLRRRHRRLHRCLSSHCYLGELRAAIKAPRITSTNLISVRGTIERYKKASAASSNTESVSEANTQFYQQESSKLRRQIRDIQNLNRHILGEALSSLSLKELKNLESRLEKGLSRVRSRKVLFFYPP from the exons ATGCTGTTTCAGAGTAAGATAGCAGTAATAACGGGTGGCGATTTCGGAATAGGAAGAGCTGTATGCAACTTGTTTGCATTGGAGGGTGCACCCGTGGCTTTCACCTACGTGAAGGGCCAGGAAGACAAGGACGCGAAGGACAAGC GCAATGACGGCGTTGAAGGCGTAGGCAGTGACGCGGGCGGCAGCAGGGACAACCTGGGAGCATGGAATCTGCTATGGAG TGGGAAACTGAAGGAAATTGAACCGCGTGAACTTAAGGAAATTGAAACAAACCCCCCTTCTTTCTTTCCCCAATTCATAACCCTAGCCCCCATTGTCGCCGCCGTCGGAAGCTTGTTGGCGCCGCCGCCGTCCCAAGCTCTAAGGACATCGTCTTTATCTTCCTTGGCTTCTCCGTTCGTCGAAG ATCTCTCCTTACACCTTCTCCGCCGTCGCCATCGGCGTCTCCATCGGTGTCTCAGTTCTCATTGCTACTTG GGGGAATTACGTGCTGCAATCAAGGCTCCCCGAATCACTTCCACGAATCTCATTAG TGTTAGAGGAACTATCGAAAGGTATAAGAAAGCAAGTGCTGCTTCCTCAAACACAGAATCTGTATCTGAAGCTAATACACag TTTTATCAGCAAGAATCATCCAAATTAAGAAGACAGATTCGTGATATTCAAAATCTAAATAG GCACATCCTTGGTGAAGCTCTTAGCTCTCTGAGCCTCAAGGAACTAAAGAACCTTGAGAGTAGATTGGAGAAAGGTTTAAGCAGAGTTCGATCTAGAAAG GTCTTATTTTTCTATCCTCCATAA